The DNA segment ATAAAGGTCAAAGACAGCTTTCTTCTAAGCTTTATGTCGTTCAGCAGTTTGATAAAATTCATATATTCAGCCCCCTCTGGTCTCCTGTAGCCCCATAAAAACGCCCCCTTTAATGAAAAGGGTGCAGAAAATAACCGTGAAACGATATTATATTTGTTAGATTATTATATAACAATTTGTGAGTTCTGTTATTTTAATATAAAGATAATATCCTTCTCGATTTCATTCGTCAATGTAATAACATAATTCTACAATCTTTAATATATATTCGCCTTCTATCGGGGGCAGGAGAGTACGGAGGGGACTTAATCTGTTGTGGCGGTGAAGTAAATTTACATTGAAGTTCAGGAGAAAAATGGTAAAATAATTTAAACTTATTTCATTGCATCGATGAGCGGTAAGCTGCTTAAAAGCGGGAGGGGAAGCGGTATGTTTGAGACAGTTGGCGCTGGGGATCGTGTTCTAAATGGCAAGCTGTTTTATGCGGAGGAGGTAGACGGCGACTCGCACTGAAGCGGTAACGATGATCCCGCGCTGCTGAAAAGACAATGAACCGAGCATAACAAGTGTGCTGCGTTACATAATATGGTTATTCCAAATGCGGCAAGCAGCGCCGCTTCATGAGGAGGAATTTCATTGATAGCAGACATCCGGCAAGCCGATGAGGGCTATATTGCACGTTTTGAGCGGCGGCTTAAGCATCCCATCCAAGAAGTGTGGTCTTGGTTGACCGAGAACGACAAGCTGGCCGAATGGTTCCCGGAGCTTCGGATCGACGATATCCGCAAAGGAGGGGCCGTTATATTTGATATGCAGGACGGAACGTTCGAGGAGCTTCAGATTATGGAGCTCAAACCAAAATCCATATTGGAATATGCCTGGGGCGAGGATCTTGTGCGTTTCGAGTTATTTCCTGAAGCCAGCGGGTGCCGTCTTGTCTTCATAGAGAAGATAACTCAGATTACGGATCATACTCCAAAGGATTTGGCCGGCTGGCATGTATGCCTGGACGTGATTCAGAGGCTAATGGACGGACAGAAGGTAGAAGAACGCCATGAGGAATGGAAAATATGGTACGAGAAATATACGCAGATTATTTTGAAATAGGAAGGGCTTGCCCTTCCTTTCTTTTTGTGTATTTAACAACTTTTCGAAAGTTAGTGAGGAACCGTTGTAAGTCTTGCGCTGGTTGAGTATGATGGGGGATCACAAGACTACAACAATTTAAAAAATGAGGAATTTATCTATGGCTGAAAGAAAATACGATCAATCGCTGCGAATTAGAACGGTTGGCATGAGAGAGTGGCGGAACGGAACGGTGCTTTACCATCGTTACGAAGCAACGCCCTACAAGGCATTAGATAGGTTGTTTCAAGTGTATAAGTTGAATAAGTCAGACAAAGTTGTGGATTTTGGGTGCGGACGGGGCCGGGTGTCCTTTTATATTCATCATCGATTCCAAATTCCCGTAACGGGCATTGAGGTTCATGAGAAGACGTATGAAGAGGCTCTTCAAAATAAGGGGAGCTACAGGCAGCAGGCGGGGCATATCAGCGCTCCAATCCGTTTGAAGTATGGGCTTGCGGAGCAGTATGAAGTGAAGGAGACGGATAATACCTTCTATTTTTTCAACCCTTTTTCTATTGAAATCTTTAGAGAGGTTGTCCAGAATATTCTCCGATCTGTCCAGGAAAAGCCGCGCACGGTCGAGATCATCCTTTACTATCCTGTTGCGGCGTATAAACAGTATCTCCAGATGCACACGCCTTTCCAGCTCATCAATAAAGTGACTATCCCTGGAGCAACCCAAAAGAAAGAGAAGTTTTTGATCTATCGTCTTAAAGACAAACCGACGGGCTAAGTTTCTGTTTAGCTCATTAGAAAAGATAGCAAATGACCCGTTAAGGGTCATTTTTGTGTTTCCAAGAGAGAGTACACCGAGAGCGAGCGGCATGTAGGTGACACATTTCACAATTTTTTTTGACGAAACATTCTATCATTAAAAGTAAGCGGCGGCAGCAATTCGCCAGAAGTATGGGGTTAGCTACAGAGAGGAGGACAGCGTATGAAATACTCTATTGGTGAGTTTGCTTCAATGGTAGGCGTGACAACCGATACGTTGAGGCTGTATGAGAGGCATGATATTATCCGTCCGCTGAAGAACAACCAGAACAACTATCGGTTCTTCCATGATTTGGACGTTAGGGATTTGCTGATGAGCAGATTTTATCGCAGCATGCAAATTCCCCTGCACGAGGTCGCTTCCCTTATGAAGGAAGCCTCATCGGATGAAATTATGGATAAGATAGGCGAAGCGCGGTATCAACTGGAGTTGGAGATTAAGAGGAGCACCATGCTCTTGCATAAAATGAATGAGATTCAAGAGGAGCTGGAACAGGCCAAAAAGTCGATGTATCAATGTCAAATTCGGAGATTGCCGGGTAGGTTCCGGATTAAGCAGACGCACAAGAATGACCTGCTGAAGAGGGAGGAATTGAAGTGTGTCGTGCAGGACTGGATGGAGAAGCTGCCCTACACCTACTATTCTTTCAAGATGGAGAATCAAGATCAGGCGATTGGACATGACGTTACGGACTACAGCTGGGGGCTCACCTTACTTGAAGAGGACAGCGTGCGGCTGAACGCAGTCATGAATGACAGTGTCGAGTACCTACCTCCGACAACCTGCGTAAGTGCAGTCATTGTTATCTCTCAGGAGGAATTTATAAGCTGCGATTCTTTTCAGTTCATGCTGGATTACATGGAGGAGCACGGCTATTCCATAGCTGGAGATATTACGGGCAAAATTTTGCTTACTGAGAAAATGGCTGATCATAGCCGAACGTATTTGGAAATCTATATTCCGATTTAGCGGCAAGGATCGGATGCCATTTATCATTGGTGAATATTTTTAAAAATTAGCGGATTCGCCGGACTTTGAGATTTTTTTCACATATTCTTCATTGACCTTGGAGCAGCACCAATGTTTACAGTAAAGTTATATCTTGGTCCCCGAAGTCGGGAGAATGAACAGGATGAATAAGGGGGAGAACAGCAATGCGTCAAAAGACAGTTCACAGCGTAACGATCATTACGCTATGCTTCGTACTGCTGCTAACGATGTTAAGCGGGTGCAGCGGCAATAATGCAGCTAAGCCTGCGGAATCGGAACAGGCAAAACAGGAGCAGGAATCCACTGCACCGTCTGGCTCTTTTAAACCAGGAACGTATACGGCGGAGGCAGACGGAAAGGATGGGAAAATACAGGTTGAGGTTACCTTTGATGAGACTGAGCAAATTACGGACATTCGCATCGTAAGCCAGACGGAAACGGCAGGAATCGGTGATACCGCAATTGAGAGAGTCAAGGAACAGATCATTGCCGGGCAAACCTTGGCAGTTGATGCGGTTAGCGGTGCCACCGAAACGAGCAACGCCCTGCTTGCTGCGGTAGAGAATGCTGTTAAGCAGGCGGGGGCTAATGTGGAAGCCTTCAAGGGAAGAGCGGTTCAAAAGGCCGGAGCTGGTCAGATTGAGAAGCTAACGGCGGATGTTGCCGTAGTGGGTGCTGGGGCTTCCGGGGTATCGGCAGCTGTGTCGGCAGCGGATCAAGGCGCGAAGGTCATCATTATCGAGAAGACGGCCACGATTGGCGGGGCGAGCAATTTATCCTGGGCCGGGAAGTTCTATAACTCCTCAGCGGCCGTGGAGAGCGGGCTGAAGGTTAATGTGGAACAGGAAATTGCCGATTGGATCGTGAACAATCACTGGCGAGTCGATGCCGCAGCGATCCGGCAATATGTAACGAAGTCGGGAGAAACGTATGATTGGCTGGCTGAAAAAGGATACAAAACGACCTTCCTGAACTTCGCCGGGGAACAACTTCATGTTCTGCCACCTTATGAGACGCGTCAGGAGACATTGCGAGCCATGCTGTCCGCATCGGTGGAGAAGCAAGGCGGACAGGTGATCACGGAGACGACCGCCAAGCAGCTCATGACGAATGACAGCGGAGATGTCGTTGGTGTGATCGCCGAGAAAGCGGATGGCACGACGCTGGAAATTAGCGCGAAGAGTGTCATTATGGCGACGGGCGGTTATGCAGCGAATAAGGAAATGGTGAAGGAAAGCTTCGGCTTTGAAGGCGTGAACGGCGGCCTTGGTCAGAACATCGGGGAAGGTTTGAAGATGGCATGGGAAGCGGGCGCGAAGGTACCGGATAATTTCGGTGGACAAATGCTGCACCAGACCTTGGCACGGGCAACGGACAAGCTAAAAACACAGTTCTCGCCTTATGAAGCCAGCTATCCGCTGATGCTCACTTATTTGCCTAACTTTATGAATGTAGGCCCTTCGGGGGCTAGATTCCGGGATGAGGCAGCAACGCTTACGGCGGTGGCTGCAGCTAATACGAGCGCATTCAACGGTGCTTATCACCTCGTCATCGTCTCGAAGTCGCAGCTGGACGCGCTTATGGCCAAAGGGATGAATGGTGTGAACGCGCCGAAACTGCCGGGTATGCCGCCGGAGTTCTACGCTGCATTCCAGGATCAGTTCACGCTGGACAATCCTTGGAACAATGCTGACGAGGTTTTCGAGGCGATGGTAAAGAACGGCGATGGTTATAAAGGGAATACAATAGAGGAATTGGCTCAGAACGCCGGAATGGACAAGGATGTTCTGCTGGATGCGTTCCATAAATATGAGGAAGCAACGAAGACCGGGGTGGATACTGAGTTCGGCAAAGCCAAAGAGTATCTACTGCCAATGGGAGAAGGGCCTTACTACGCAATTATTGCGGAGATCAATAATCTAGGGTCTGTCGGCGGACTGCTCGTTAACACGAAGTTCGAGGTGCTGGACGACAAGCGTGTGCCGATCAAAGGTCTGTATGCGGTAGGCTTGGAGTCGGAGGGCGTGCTATTCAACGATACGTATGTCGGCAACGGAGTAGGTATCGGTTATTCATTCACCTCCGGAAGGCTCGGAGGGGAGAGCGCAGCGACTAGCGCGCTGTCCCAATAGAAATAAAATGAAAGGGAGCTGTGTCTATTGCAGCTCCCTTTTAATCGTTGCCACGCAACTTTTTTGCTGTGGCAAAGTTGGATTTTCTTCAATGATTGAGCTTTCAATAAATATTCCTGAATTCTGACCTGCCTTTTATTAATCGATGATTCATGGCATAGCCCCCTATTATTAGTTAAACGATTCATCGTGTATTTGTTTAAATTGTAATGAGTGTCTATAATTATGTATCTTCGCACGTTTAAATATTGGAGGATTCTGTTATTAAATAGTCTGCCGTTCTATCTGAACGGCAGACCTTTGTCGATAGTTAACTCATTGTGCAATCGTTTGCCTTTTTGCGCATAGAAAATTATTCCGTTTCTTAAGCGCAGCCGTGTTGGATGAAAGGATTTCGCTTAGAAGTGTGTATACAGTGTTTGAAAGTAGACAAATCGTTTGACTGACTAACGACTATTAATGCAATCGTTTGCCCAAAGGGGTGTAAGAGCCTAATATGAAATGTGGCGAGTGTTCTATTATTGTGAGGATATACCTAATTTATCCATATCATATTATTAAAGTATTTTTTGTCAAATATTATTTTATATATTACTCCTGTGATTATGAACTCGACTGAAAGTTAGTGTCTCTGCACGATTCGTTAAGCCTTGTTCCTGGCGGATAACTTAATGAGTTCACTAACGGTGACCAGGCTGTAGCCCTCGGCAATCAGCTCTCTGACAAGAATCTGCACAGCCTCGACTGTTTGTGAGCGGTCGCCGAAGCCGTCGTGGAAGAGCAGCACGCTGCCGGGGGACAAGGTTTCCTTCGTCTTTTCAACAATATGGCGTACACCTGGCTGCTCCCAATCCATTGCTGCCCCGTTCATCGCCCCAATTAGGGTATAGCCCCGACTGGCGACAACCCCCTCAACCTGCTCGTTAATGTCAAAATACGGCGGACGGAAGGTTAGCGGCTTCATGCCAATCGTCTCCTGAATCAGTTTCTCCGTCCGGATGACTTCATCCGCGCATTCCTGCTTGGTGAGCTTTGACAAAAAAGGATGCGTATAAGTATGGTTGCCGATTTCATGCCCTTCGTTATACACGGTCTGTGCAAGTTCGGGATGCTGCTCAATCTGGTTTCCGATCATGTAGAAGGTCGCCTTTGCTGTAGGGCTGGCTTGCCGGAAGATCTCCAGGATTTGCGGGGTATATACAGGGTTGGGTCCGTCATCGAAGGTAAATGCTACTACCTTCTCTTTGATATCGATTTTATGAATTACTGCCGAGTTTGACATGTTGGGGGCCTCCTTGTTCTATATATACGAATGAGTGATATTTATTAATTCTGGATGTTTCTTTTTTATTCCTCCTTTGATAGAATCAGGCTTACTTAAGTATCCTTTCTTTCACCGGTATAAAAGCATTAATGTATGCGCTTTCATAAAGCGTGGCGAATAGAACCAAGGAGGCGGTTTAGCATGCTGAATGTATTGCTGGTAGATGACGAACCCTGGGTGCTTGAAGGGTTGAGGACAATGATAGCTTGGGAAAAATACGGATTTCACGTTTGCGGAGAAGCTTTAAGCGGGAGCGAGGCGTTTCGGATGATAGAAAATCAACGGCCCGAGCTGGTGATTACAGATATCAATATGCCCAATTTAAATGGCCTTGAACTGATCGAACAGTGTAATCGAT comes from the Paenibacillus lentus genome and includes:
- a CDS encoding SRPBCC family protein — its product is MIADIRQADEGYIARFERRLKHPIQEVWSWLTENDKLAEWFPELRIDDIRKGGAVIFDMQDGTFEELQIMELKPKSILEYAWGEDLVRFELFPEASGCRLVFIEKITQITDHTPKDLAGWHVCLDVIQRLMDGQKVEERHEEWKIWYEKYTQIILK
- a CDS encoding class I SAM-dependent methyltransferase: MAERKYDQSLRIRTVGMREWRNGTVLYHRYEATPYKALDRLFQVYKLNKSDKVVDFGCGRGRVSFYIHHRFQIPVTGIEVHEKTYEEALQNKGSYRQQAGHISAPIRLKYGLAEQYEVKETDNTFYFFNPFSIEIFREVVQNILRSVQEKPRTVEIILYYPVAAYKQYLQMHTPFQLINKVTIPGATQKKEKFLIYRLKDKPTG
- a CDS encoding MerR family transcriptional regulator, translated to MKYSIGEFASMVGVTTDTLRLYERHDIIRPLKNNQNNYRFFHDLDVRDLLMSRFYRSMQIPLHEVASLMKEASSDEIMDKIGEARYQLELEIKRSTMLLHKMNEIQEELEQAKKSMYQCQIRRLPGRFRIKQTHKNDLLKREELKCVVQDWMEKLPYTYYSFKMENQDQAIGHDVTDYSWGLTLLEEDSVRLNAVMNDSVEYLPPTTCVSAVIVISQEEFISCDSFQFMLDYMEEHGYSIAGDITGKILLTEKMADHSRTYLEIYIPI
- a CDS encoding FAD-dependent oxidoreductase, translated to MRQKTVHSVTIITLCFVLLLTMLSGCSGNNAAKPAESEQAKQEQESTAPSGSFKPGTYTAEADGKDGKIQVEVTFDETEQITDIRIVSQTETAGIGDTAIERVKEQIIAGQTLAVDAVSGATETSNALLAAVENAVKQAGANVEAFKGRAVQKAGAGQIEKLTADVAVVGAGASGVSAAVSAADQGAKVIIIEKTATIGGASNLSWAGKFYNSSAAVESGLKVNVEQEIADWIVNNHWRVDAAAIRQYVTKSGETYDWLAEKGYKTTFLNFAGEQLHVLPPYETRQETLRAMLSASVEKQGGQVITETTAKQLMTNDSGDVVGVIAEKADGTTLEISAKSVIMATGGYAANKEMVKESFGFEGVNGGLGQNIGEGLKMAWEAGAKVPDNFGGQMLHQTLARATDKLKTQFSPYEASYPLMLTYLPNFMNVGPSGARFRDEAATLTAVAAANTSAFNGAYHLVIVSKSQLDALMAKGMNGVNAPKLPGMPPEFYAAFQDQFTLDNPWNNADEVFEAMVKNGDGYKGNTIEELAQNAGMDKDVLLDAFHKYEEATKTGVDTEFGKAKEYLLPMGEGPYYAIIAEINNLGSVGGLLVNTKFEVLDDKRVPIKGLYAVGLESEGVLFNDTYVGNGVGIGYSFTSGRLGGESAATSALSQ
- a CDS encoding polysaccharide deacetylase family protein is translated as MSNSAVIHKIDIKEKVVAFTFDDGPNPVYTPQILEIFRQASPTAKATFYMIGNQIEQHPELAQTVYNEGHEIGNHTYTHPFLSKLTKQECADEVIRTEKLIQETIGMKPLTFRPPYFDINEQVEGVVASRGYTLIGAMNGAAMDWEQPGVRHIVEKTKETLSPGSVLLFHDGFGDRSQTVEAVQILVRELIAEGYSLVTVSELIKLSARNKA